A DNA window from Actinokineospora baliensis contains the following coding sequences:
- the tsaD gene encoding tRNA (adenosine(37)-N6)-threonylcarbamoyltransferase complex transferase subunit TsaD, giving the protein MTIILGIESSCDETGVGIVRLGPDGAVDLLADEVASSVEQHVRFGGVVPEVASRAHLEAMVPTVRRAVEVAGLTLSDVDAIAVTCGPGLAGALLVGVSAAKAYALSLGVPLYGVNHLAGHVAADTLEHGALPSPTLALLVSGGHSQLLRVDDLAGGITEIGSTIDDAAGEAYDKVARVIGLPYPGGPPIDKAAQRGNCSAIAFPRGLTGPRDAKYDFSFSGLKTAVARWVEARERDGGEVPIDDVAASFQEAVADVLTAKAVRAATDLGIGTMVISGGVAANSRIKQLAAERCAAAGITLRVPRPRLCTDNGAMIAALGAHLVAAGVKPSALDLTTDPALPVATTSV; this is encoded by the coding sequence GTGACGATCATCCTGGGCATCGAGAGCTCCTGCGACGAGACCGGCGTCGGCATCGTCCGGCTCGGCCCCGACGGGGCGGTCGACCTGCTGGCCGACGAGGTCGCCTCCAGCGTTGAGCAGCACGTCAGGTTCGGCGGCGTGGTGCCCGAGGTGGCCAGCCGGGCGCACCTGGAGGCCATGGTCCCGACCGTGCGCCGCGCGGTCGAGGTCGCGGGCCTCACGCTGTCCGATGTGGACGCCATCGCGGTGACCTGCGGGCCCGGCCTGGCTGGCGCGCTGCTGGTCGGCGTGTCGGCGGCCAAGGCGTACGCGTTGTCGCTGGGGGTGCCGCTCTACGGGGTCAACCACCTCGCCGGGCACGTCGCCGCCGACACCCTGGAACACGGCGCGCTGCCGTCGCCGACGCTGGCCCTGCTGGTCTCCGGCGGGCACAGCCAGCTCCTGCGCGTCGACGACCTCGCGGGCGGCATCACCGAGATCGGCTCCACCATCGACGACGCGGCAGGCGAGGCCTACGACAAGGTCGCCAGGGTGATCGGGCTGCCCTACCCGGGCGGCCCGCCCATCGACAAGGCCGCCCAGCGCGGCAACTGCTCGGCCATCGCGTTCCCGCGCGGCCTCACCGGCCCCCGCGACGCCAAGTACGACTTCTCCTTCTCCGGCCTCAAGACAGCCGTCGCGCGCTGGGTCGAAGCCCGCGAACGCGACGGCGGGGAAGTCCCCATCGACGACGTCGCCGCGTCCTTCCAGGAGGCGGTTGCGGATGTGCTGACGGCCAAGGCGGTCCGCGCGGCGACCGACCTGGGCATCGGCACCATGGTCATCTCCGGTGGCGTCGCCGCGAACTCCCGGATCAAGCAGCTCGCCGCGGAACGCTGCGCCGCCGCCGGGATCACCCTGCGCGTCCCCCGCCCCCGCCTCTGCACCGACAACGGCGCCATGATCGCCGCCCTCGGCGCCCACCTGGTGGCCGCCGGGGTCAAGCCCTCAGCCCTCGACCTCACCACCGACCCCGCCCTCCCGGTCGCCACCACCTCGGTCTGA
- the rimI gene encoding ribosomal protein S18-alanine N-acetyltransferase: MTEPVRIEPLRRADLRRCAELERALFPADDPWSESAFAAELDWGHFYVGAHTGELLIGYAGLSLAGAPGDMEASVHNIGVDPVWQGRGVGKALLRALLERADDERAQVFLEVRTDNAAAIALYEAHGFATIGLRRRYYQPSGADAFTMVRPARVQETT, from the coding sequence CCGGTCCGGATCGAGCCGCTGCGCCGCGCCGACCTGCGCCGCTGCGCCGAACTGGAGCGCGCCCTGTTCCCCGCCGACGACCCGTGGAGCGAGTCCGCCTTCGCCGCCGAACTGGACTGGGGGCACTTCTACGTCGGCGCGCACACCGGTGAGCTGCTGATCGGCTACGCGGGCCTGTCGCTGGCCGGAGCGCCCGGCGACATGGAGGCCAGCGTGCACAACATCGGCGTCGACCCGGTCTGGCAGGGCCGCGGCGTCGGCAAGGCACTGCTGCGCGCGCTGCTCGAGCGGGCCGACGACGAGCGCGCGCAGGTGTTCCTCGAGGTCCGCACCGACAACGCCGCCGCCATCGCCCTCTACGAGGCACACGGCTTCGCCACCATCGGCCTACGCCGCCGCTACTACCAACCCTCCGGCGCGGACGCGTTCACCATGGTCCGACCCGCGCGGGTGCAGGAGACCACGTGA
- a CDS encoding pentapeptide repeat-containing protein: MSRGGWGVVAGLACLVALVVGGLSVVPQWLYPPLGGGELAAVGSPEVRIQLQQAQGQLQNGVRSTLLQLAAGLLVIAGAGATWRQVAVAREGQITERFTRAVEQLGSGNVDVRIGAVYALDRIAKNSPPDRDRVQFILCAFVRNHAAWHVGAPDGPVHPTPTVENRPWLQVTAPDVQAAVHVVALLPSAGKASENPRIYLSRVDLRGLQLSRGGLVDAQLRHVNLARCWLKGIRLDGSDLKGSDLRRSQLERVSLVGASLHLAHLAEADLRDADLRGADLRGADLTGAVLDGAKLDGVRADSATTWPKGSDRGGGDREGGVGGEVEG; encoded by the coding sequence ATGAGTCGGGGTGGTTGGGGTGTTGTGGCGGGGTTGGCCTGCCTGGTGGCTCTCGTCGTGGGTGGGTTGTCGGTGGTGCCGCAGTGGTTGTACCCGCCTTTGGGGGGTGGGGAGTTGGCGGCGGTGGGCAGTCCTGAGGTTCGGATCCAGTTGCAGCAGGCGCAGGGGCAGTTGCAGAACGGGGTTCGGTCGACGTTGTTGCAGTTGGCGGCGGGGTTGTTGGTGATCGCTGGGGCGGGGGCTACGTGGCGGCAGGTGGCTGTGGCCAGGGAGGGGCAGATCACGGAGCGGTTTACGCGGGCTGTGGAGCAGTTGGGCAGCGGGAACGTGGACGTGCGGATCGGTGCGGTGTACGCGTTGGACCGGATCGCCAAGAACTCGCCGCCGGATCGGGATCGGGTGCAGTTCATTCTGTGCGCCTTCGTGCGCAACCACGCCGCCTGGCACGTGGGGGCTCCGGATGGGCCGGTGCACCCGACGCCGACGGTCGAGAATCGGCCGTGGTTGCAGGTGACGGCGCCGGATGTCCAGGCGGCGGTGCACGTCGTGGCGCTGTTGCCCAGTGCTGGCAAGGCGTCGGAGAACCCGCGGATCTACCTGTCGCGGGTTGACCTGCGGGGGCTGCAGCTGTCCCGGGGCGGGTTGGTCGACGCGCAGCTGCGGCACGTCAACCTCGCCCGGTGCTGGCTCAAGGGGATCCGGTTGGACGGCAGTGACCTGAAGGGGTCCGACCTGCGCCGGTCCCAGCTCGAACGGGTCAGCTTGGTCGGCGCGAGCCTGCACCTGGCCCACCTGGCCGAGGCCGACCTCCGCGACGCCGATCTGCGCGGCGCGGACCTGCGCGGCGCCGACCTGACCGGTGCCGTCCTCGACGGCGCCAAGCTGGACGGGGTGCGGGCGGACTCGGCGACGACCTGGCCGAAGGGGTCAGACCGAGGTGGTGGCGACCGGGAGGGCGGGGTCGGTGGTGAGGTCGAGGGCTGA